Proteins encoded within one genomic window of Natrinema amylolyticum:
- a CDS encoding enoyl-CoA hydratase/isomerase family protein — MSEIGNGHVRIERDGPRADVIIDRPEKRNAMNEATVADLTAAIGEVDADDDVRAATLLGEGSVFCAGFQLEMMHEKDVDDHDEFHRAFRELLDAIDETTTPVVAGIKGAGIAGGFELTLPADLRVLGAETKYGIIEVNLGIFPHQGSTQRLPRIVGIGKAKELVLTGDYVDPEEAAQCNLVTEVVAEDAVDDRARELADELTEKAPLGIANALEAFQTTFDVPLEDGLSTEHRLAMQVYGTRDRKEGFEAQLERREPEFEGR, encoded by the coding sequence ATGTCCGAAATCGGAAACGGTCACGTTCGGATCGAGCGCGACGGACCGCGCGCCGACGTGATCATCGATCGCCCGGAGAAACGCAACGCGATGAACGAGGCGACCGTCGCGGATCTCACCGCCGCCATCGGCGAGGTCGACGCGGACGACGACGTCCGCGCCGCGACCCTGCTGGGCGAGGGCTCGGTGTTCTGTGCCGGCTTCCAACTCGAGATGATGCACGAGAAGGACGTCGACGACCACGACGAGTTCCACCGCGCGTTCCGCGAGCTGCTGGACGCGATCGACGAGACGACGACACCGGTCGTCGCGGGCATCAAGGGCGCCGGCATCGCCGGCGGGTTCGAGCTCACGCTCCCCGCGGACCTCCGCGTGCTGGGCGCGGAGACGAAGTACGGCATCATCGAGGTGAACCTGGGCATCTTCCCGCATCAGGGCTCGACCCAGCGCCTACCCCGAATCGTCGGCATCGGGAAGGCCAAGGAACTCGTCCTGACGGGCGACTACGTCGACCCCGAAGAGGCGGCGCAGTGTAACCTCGTCACCGAGGTCGTCGCCGAGGACGCCGTCGACGACCGCGCGAGGGAACTGGCAGACGAACTGACCGAGAAGGCACCGCTGGGCATCGCGAACGCGCTCGAGGCCTTCCAGACGACGTTCGACGTGCCCCTCGAGGACGGGCTCTCGACCGAGCACCGACTGGCGATGCAGGTGTATGGCACTCGCGACCGGAAGGAAGGGTTCGAGGCGCAGTTAGAGCGCCGAGAACCGGAGTTCGAGGGTCGGTAG
- a CDS encoding enoyl-CoA hydratase/isomerase family protein: MSGSDILVERSNGRATVTLDRPEKANSLTGEMFAAIGDAFDEFAAEDVDVVTIRGADGTFSAGVDMSDVPEWGAADPLVVRDQLESIHEDLRAIERLDAPVVAALEGHVLGGGLELALACDIRIADESAEFGLPESEMGLAMDLGGAQKLPGFVGEGLTKYLIMTDRTIDADRAFDAGLVEEVHDSAAFEDELRALEDDLASKPTYVHGLAKRQVHSARPLNLEEAMQQAIHHAIAAYQEDETQRRVADFFDD; this comes from the coding sequence ATGAGTGGGAGTGACATTCTCGTAGAGCGATCGAACGGCCGCGCGACGGTGACGCTCGACCGGCCGGAGAAGGCCAACTCGCTGACCGGCGAGATGTTCGCCGCGATCGGCGACGCATTCGACGAGTTCGCGGCCGAGGACGTCGACGTGGTGACGATCCGCGGCGCGGACGGAACCTTCTCGGCCGGCGTGGACATGTCGGACGTACCGGAGTGGGGCGCGGCGGATCCGCTCGTCGTCCGCGATCAACTCGAGTCGATCCACGAGGACTTGCGGGCCATCGAGCGACTGGACGCGCCCGTCGTCGCCGCCTTGGAAGGCCACGTCCTCGGCGGCGGTCTCGAACTAGCGCTGGCCTGTGATATCCGCATCGCCGACGAATCCGCGGAGTTCGGCCTTCCGGAGTCCGAGATGGGACTCGCGATGGACCTGGGCGGCGCACAGAAGCTCCCGGGATTCGTCGGCGAGGGACTGACCAAGTACCTGATCATGACCGATCGAACGATCGATGCCGACCGCGCGTTCGACGCGGGGCTGGTCGAGGAAGTCCACGATTCCGCGGCGTTCGAGGACGAACTCCGGGCCCTCGAGGACGACCTCGCGAGCAAGCCCACCTACGTCCACGGGCTCGCCAAACGCCAGGTCCACTCGGCCCGGCCGCTGAACCTCGAGGAGGCGATGCAGCAGGCGATTCACCACGCGATCGCGGCCTATCAGGAAGACGAGACCCAGCGGCGGGTCGCCGACTTCTTCGACGACTGA
- a CDS encoding AAA family ATPase, translated as MSSTADTDDVIEVSTDGIGVRKTFTADEFPVPAIRFEIESDRDDPVTFQLSEDVPESFPMDKVGFHPDFHSDDWTAYQDHHVEFIATLEPGERLETVYGIQIDDESQAAEFLTEPTITERETSNDAAAADEVDDEVIDNIVSEDRNQAVKDMIAGDSDSVPGLEDGESDDATADAESDSSEDADEESGGLDLDLGDIDTDPDPVDADADDAEDEADAPDIDLGFAEEEIPESDGDDESALDLDADDGTDESAVELDLGTDTDETGSDETVPGDSEPDDTDDTLEDDAEADEEDEPAIDLGLEESAADTDAESAADADETVETESDAIESIDEGDESDDEAEDDDSGSPEPELDADSETDADADTDADEQADDADETDIDEPTVDAADADVDEPAVGADDSDADEPAVDAAEGDNEPTADSEPTAGDDHEVADDEPVTDDGVADDSSETATEPDLEAESEDAVAEADDTDVDAEDAAESEPADTAPTSAPDVSGSIATRLAAEIRDGTVDDDDLETVRAALDLEPSGPDIAKVEHLQSRVEEVAAYTDALETFLEENGTGAQLIEEIQTDIEALEGDLASMDDRLAGTESQVADLDGDVADLSDWNADIEADLNAVDDDVGDLEATVDDLATDIDGVDAEVETVSNGLETVEGELETVESDVESVEEDVESVESDVESVEGDVEAVEADVESVEEEIGAVESDVEDVAADLEDVEDDVESVEDELEDVKADVTDMQEWRDQLGSMFSD; from the coding sequence ATGAGTAGCACCGCCGACACGGACGACGTGATCGAGGTCAGTACTGACGGGATAGGCGTCCGAAAGACGTTCACTGCGGACGAGTTTCCCGTCCCCGCGATCCGGTTCGAGATCGAATCGGATCGCGACGACCCCGTGACGTTTCAGCTCTCGGAGGACGTTCCCGAGTCGTTCCCGATGGACAAGGTCGGGTTCCATCCCGACTTTCACAGCGACGACTGGACGGCCTATCAGGACCACCACGTCGAGTTCATCGCCACGCTCGAGCCCGGCGAGCGACTCGAGACGGTCTACGGCATCCAGATCGACGACGAGAGTCAGGCCGCGGAGTTCCTCACCGAACCGACGATCACCGAACGCGAGACCAGCAACGACGCCGCGGCGGCCGACGAAGTCGACGACGAGGTCATCGATAACATCGTCTCCGAGGACCGCAACCAGGCCGTCAAGGACATGATCGCCGGCGACTCCGACTCCGTTCCGGGACTCGAGGACGGCGAGTCCGACGACGCGACGGCGGACGCGGAGTCCGACTCGAGCGAGGACGCCGACGAGGAGTCGGGCGGGCTCGATCTCGATCTCGGTGACATCGACACCGACCCCGATCCGGTCGACGCCGACGCGGACGATGCCGAGGACGAAGCGGACGCGCCAGACATCGATCTCGGATTCGCGGAAGAGGAGATCCCGGAGTCGGACGGCGACGACGAATCCGCACTCGACCTCGACGCAGACGACGGGACCGATGAATCCGCAGTCGAACTCGATCTCGGCACCGACACGGACGAGACGGGGAGTGACGAAACCGTACCGGGAGATTCCGAGCCGGACGATACCGACGACACGCTCGAAGACGACGCTGAGGCGGACGAGGAGGACGAACCCGCGATCGATCTCGGTCTCGAGGAGTCGGCGGCCGACACCGACGCAGAGTCGGCGGCCGACGCAGACGAGACGGTTGAGACCGAATCCGACGCCATCGAGTCCATCGACGAGGGCGACGAATCTGACGACGAGGCCGAGGACGACGACAGCGGGTCGCCCGAGCCGGAACTCGACGCCGATTCCGAGACCGACGCCGACGCGGATACGGACGCTGACGAGCAGGCTGACGACGCCGACGAGACGGACATCGACGAGCCGACTGTCGATGCAGCCGATGCGGACGTCGACGAGCCGGCTGTCGGTGCAGACGATTCGGACGCCGACGAGCCGGCTGTCGATGCAGCCGAGGGCGACAACGAACCGACTGCGGATTCCGAACCGACCGCCGGAGACGACCACGAAGTCGCGGACGACGAACCCGTGACGGACGATGGCGTCGCGGACGACTCGAGCGAGACGGCGACCGAGCCCGACCTCGAGGCGGAGTCCGAAGACGCAGTGGCCGAGGCCGACGACACCGACGTCGACGCCGAGGACGCGGCCGAGTCAGAACCGGCCGACACAGCGCCGACCTCCGCTCCCGACGTCAGCGGGTCGATCGCGACCCGTCTCGCGGCCGAGATCCGCGACGGGACGGTCGACGACGACGATCTCGAGACCGTCCGGGCGGCACTCGATCTCGAGCCCTCGGGGCCCGACATCGCGAAAGTCGAGCACCTCCAGTCTCGTGTCGAGGAGGTCGCGGCCTACACCGACGCGCTCGAGACGTTCCTCGAGGAGAACGGGACGGGCGCACAGCTCATCGAGGAGATCCAGACCGATATCGAGGCGCTCGAAGGCGACCTCGCGTCGATGGACGACCGACTCGCGGGAACGGAGTCACAGGTCGCCGACCTCGACGGTGACGTCGCCGATCTCAGCGACTGGAACGCCGATATCGAGGCCGATCTGAACGCGGTCGACGACGACGTCGGCGACCTCGAAGCGACCGTCGACGACCTCGCGACCGATATCGACGGGGTCGACGCCGAGGTCGAAACGGTGTCGAACGGACTCGAGACGGTCGAGGGCGAACTGGAAACCGTCGAATCGGACGTCGAGTCCGTAGAGGAAGACGTCGAATCGGTCGAATCCGATGTCGAGTCCGTGGAAGGAGACGTCGAGGCCGTCGAAGCCGACGTCGAGTCCGTGGAAGAAGAGATCGGGGCCGTCGAATCGGACGTCGAGGACGTCGCGGCAGATCTCGAGGACGTCGAAGACGACGTCGAATCCGTCGAGGACGAACTCGAGGACGTGAAGGCGGACGTGACGGACATGCAGGAGTGGCGCGACCAGCTCGGCTCGATGTTCTCGGACTGA